The proteins below come from a single Ictidomys tridecemlineatus isolate mIctTri1 chromosome 8, mIctTri1.hap1, whole genome shotgun sequence genomic window:
- the Scand3 gene encoding SCAN domain-containing protein 3 isoform X2, translating into MLEDLERELDEPRQQVPQGTYEQEVLMEEIIPLDFAKESLGTHLQSMEDRMECDSPEPHLLQDNGSYLWLSMMSQSMSDDNISSLHTNEAEIESENMRKRFFRNLAMLLENKSNNTKIFSKAKYCQLIREVKEAKAKAKKESVDYRRLARFDVILVHGKEKLIEAINGETDKIRYYLHSEDLFDILHDTHLSIGHAGRTRMEKELQAKYKNITKEVIMLYLTLCKPCQQKNSKLKKVLTSEIKEVNSRCQVDLIDMQLNPDGEYKFIMYYQDLHTKLSFLRSLKSKRSEEVAHALLDIFTIIGAPNVLQSNNGREFSSQIVSELSNICPELKIVHGKAQAYQSQSSIEQTNEIQKRIFSWMQTNNSPHWTEFLWFIQMTQNRSYHRGVQQTPCEGTFRSEAKLDLSHSQLTEEFVAKLHRENELNQANRELENTLRAQYEENIETGIDSSDIEENLSITPNMAEKNPSESRLRFLSCVVCEKECTGANSCISCLGNVHAICGVPSQHETEVCGHQITCSLCHETSSVKRKHNEIQRGLAVQPSKMLKSSETPFSPDTVGDWMAKQTSLDFFVKKRHTFSEYRSSKKRNSNNRSHAEDVKTKRVHTSFTRKYDPSYIEFGFVAVIDGEVLKPQCIICGDVLANEAMKPSKLKRHLYSKHKEISSQPKEFFEKKSSELKTQPKQVFSVSHINISALRASYKVALPVAKSKTPYTIAETLVKDCIKEVCLEMLGESAAKKVAQVPLSNDTIARRIQELANDMEDQLIEQIKLAKYFSLQLDECRDIANLIILLVYVRFEHDDDIKEEFFFSASLPINTTSSELYEAVKNYVVDKCGLEFKFCVGVCSDAAASMTGKHSKVITQIKELAPECKTTHFFIHQDSLAMKKISAELHSVLTDIVKIVNYVKSNALNSRLFSLLCDNMEVDHKQLLLHAEIRWLSRGKILSTMFEIRNELLMFLQGKKPVWSQLFKDVNWIARLAYLSDIFSIFNDLNASMQGKNTTCFSMADKIEGQKQKLESWKNRVSTDCYDMFHNLTTFINEVGHDLDIAYLQEVISEHLRNLLEYLEFYFPSKEDPRIGNSWIQNPFLSSKDSLNLTITLHDKLLKLATDEGLKIKFENTASLASFWIKVKNEYPELAEIALKSLLLFPSTYLCETGFSTLSVIKTKHRNSLNIHYPLRVALSSIQPRLDKLTSKKQAHLSH; encoded by the exons GGTCATATTTGTGGCTTTCCATGATGTCTCAAAGCATGAGTGATGATAACATTAGTAGCTTACATACCAATGAAGCAGAAATTGAatcagaaaacatgagaaaaagattcttcagaaatttagcaatgttactagaaaacaaaagtaataatacTAAGATATTTTCTAAAGCAAAGTACTGTCAATTAATAAGGGAAGTAAAAGAGGCTAAAGCTAAAGCAAAAAAAGAATCAGTTGACTACCGTCGCTTGGCTAGATTTGATGTTATCCTTGTGCATGGAAAAGAGAAGCTGATTGAGGCTATAAATGGAGAAACAGATAAAATACGTTATTATTTACACAGTGAGGACTTATTCGACATTCTTCATGATACACATCTTAGCATTGGACATGCTGGACGTACCCGCATGGAGAAAGAATTACAAGCAAAATATAAGAACATCACAAAAGAAGTTATAATGCTATACCTCACACTCTGTAAACCATGCCAACAGAAAAACTCAAAACTCAAGAAAGTTCTAACATCAGAAATTAAGGAAGTTAACTCAAGATGCCAAGTAGATCTCATAGACATGCAATTGAATCCTGATGGGGAGTAtaaatttattatgtattatcaAGACCTTCATACAAAGTTAAGTTTTTTGCGATCACTAAAGTCTAAAAGGTCTGAGGAAGTTGCACATgctcttttagatatttttacaATTATTGGAGCACCCAATGTCTTACAATCCAACAATGGGAGGGAATTTTCAAGCCAGATTGTCAGTGAACTCAGTAATATTTGTCCAGAATTGAAAATTGTCCATGGGAAAGCTCAGGCCTACCAAAGCCAAAGTTCTATAGAACAAACTAATGAGATCCAAAAGAGAATCTTCTCCTGGATGCAAACAAACAACTCTCCACACTGGACTGAATTTTTGTGGTTCATTCAGATGACCCAAAACCGATCCTATCACAGAGGTGTACAGCAGACTCCATGTGAAGGTACATTCAGATCTGAAGCTAAACTGGACCTGTCCCATTCTCAGTTAACTGAAGAATTTGTTGCCAAATTGCAcagagaaaatgaattaaatcaaGCCAACAGAGAGTTAGAAAATACTTTAAGAGCCCAGTATGAAGAAAACATTGAGACTGGAATAGATAGTAGTGATATTGAAGAAAATCTTTCTATTACCCCTAATATGGCTGAAAAAAACCCTTCTGAAAGCAGACTAAGATTTTTATCCTGTGTAGTTTGTGAAAAAGAATGCACAGGTGCCAATAGTTGTATATCATGTCTAGGAAATGTCCATGCAATCTGTGGAGTGCCTTCTCAACATGAGACTGAGGTCTGTGGTCACCAAATAACTTGTAGTCTTTGCCATGAGACCAGTTCAGTGAAAAGGAAACATAATGAGATTCAAAGAGGTTTGGCTGTTCAACCTTCTAAAATGCTAAAGTCATCAGAGACACCATTTTCACCAGACACAGTAGGAGACTGG ATGGCAAAACAAACTTCACTGGATTTTTTTGTAAAGAAGAGACACACCTTTTCTGAATACAGAAgtagtaaaaaaagaaatagtaacaaTAGAAGTCATGCTGAAGATGTGAAAACCAAAAGAGTTCATACTAGTTTTACTCGGAAATATGATCCTTCATACATTGAGTTTGGTTTTGTAGCTGTAATTGATGGAGAAGTACTAAAACCACAGTGTATTATTTGTGGAGATGTACTGGCGAATGAAGCAATGAAACCATCAAAACTTAAGCGACATTTATATTcgaaacataaagaaataagttCTCAACCAaaagaattctttgaaaaaaagagTAGTGAATTGAAAACTCAACCAAAGCAGGTGTTTAGTGTTTCTCATATAAACATTAGTGCTTTACGGGCTTCATATAAAGTAGCGCTTCCAGTTGCTAAGTCTAAAACACCATACACAATTGCTGAGACACTAGTGAAAGACTGCATCAAAGAAGTTTGCTTGGAAATGTTGGGTGAATCTGCAGCAAAAAAGGTAGCTCAAGTACCACTTTCCAATGACACCATAGCTCGACGTATTCAGGAACTGGCTAATGATATGGAAGATCAACtcatagaacaaataaaattggcaaaatatttttcattacaaCTTGATGAATGTAGAGATATTGCCAACCTGATAATCCTATTAGTCTATGTGAGGTTTGAGCATGATGATGATATAAaggaagaattctttttttcagCCTCTCTGCCTATAAACACAACTAGCTCAGAACTGTATGAAGCTGTGAAGAATTATGTTGTTGACAAATGTGGCTTGGAATTTAAGTTTTGTGTAGGAGTATGCTCTGATGCTGCAGCTTCAATGACAGGAAAACATTCCAAAGTGATTACCCAGATCAAGGAACTTGCACCAGAATGTAAAACAACACATTTCTTCATTCATCAGGACAGTCTTGCTATGAAAAAAATATCAGCTGAACTTCATAGTGTGCTTACTGACATAGTAAAAATTGTGAATTATGTAAAATCTAATGCGTTGAATTCAAGATTATTCTCCTTATTATGTGATAATATGGAAGTTGATCATAAGCAACTGTTATTGCATGCTGAGATACGGTGGTTGTCAAGGGGAAAAATTTTGTCAACAATGTTTGAAATACGAAATGAACTATTAATGTTTCTGCAAGGCAAGAAACCTGTTTGGTCTCAGCTTTTTAAAGATGTGAATTGGATAGCCAGACTTGCTTATTTGTCTGAtatattcagtatttttaatgATCTTAATGCTTCTATGCAAGGAAAGAATACAACATGTTTTTCAATGGCAGATAAGATTGAAGGACAAAAACAAAAGTTAGAAAGTTGGAAAAACAGAGTATCTACAGATTGTTATGATATGTTCCATAATTTAACAACATTCATAAATGAAGTAGGTCATGATCTTGATATTGCATATTTGCAAGAAGTTATCAGTGAACATCTTAGAAATTTGTTAGAAtaccttgaattttattttccatcaaaAGAAGATCCACGCATAGGAAATTCATGGATCCAAAACCCATTTCTTTCCTCAAAAGATAGTTTAAATTTAACTATAACCCTCCATGATAAGTTGTTGAAACTGGCTACTGATGAAGGattgaaaataaagtttgaaaatacAGCATCACTTGCTTCATTTTggataaaagttaaaaatgaatatcCTGAGCTCGCTGAGATTGCTTTAAAATCTCTTCTTTTATTCCCTTCAACATACCTCTGTGAAACAGGATTCTCTACTTTAAgtgttattaaaacaaaacatagaaacagTTTAAATATACATTATCCCTTGAGAGTAGCATTGTCATCAATTCAACCTAGATTAGACAAATTAACAAGCAAGAAACAAGCTCACTTATCACATTAA
- the Scand3 gene encoding SCAN domain-containing protein 3 isoform X3 has product MEEIIPLDFAKESLGTHLQSMEDRMECDSPEPHLLQDNGSYLWLSMMSQSMSDDNISSLHTNEAEIESENMRKRFFRNLAMLLENKSNNTKIFSKAKYCQLIREVKEAKAKAKKESVDYRRLARFDVILVHGKEKLIEAINGETDKIRYYLHSEDLFDILHDTHLSIGHAGRTRMEKELQAKYKNITKEVIMLYLTLCKPCQQKNSKLKKVLTSEIKEVNSRCQVDLIDMQLNPDGEYKFIMYYQDLHTKLSFLRSLKSKRSEEVAHALLDIFTIIGAPNVLQSNNGREFSSQIVSELSNICPELKIVHGKAQAYQSQSSIEQTNEIQKRIFSWMQTNNSPHWTEFLWFIQMTQNRSYHRGVQQTPCEGTFRSEAKLDLSHSQLTEEFVAKLHRENELNQANRELENTLRAQYEENIETGIDSSDIEENLSITPNMAEKNPSESRLRFLSCVVCEKECTGANSCISCLGNVHAICGVPSQHETEVCGHQITCSLCHETSSVKRKHNEIQRGLAVQPSKMLKSSETPFSPDTVGDWMAKQTSLDFFVKKRHTFSEYRSSKKRNSNNRSHAEDVKTKRVHTSFTRKYDPSYIEFGFVAVIDGEVLKPQCIICGDVLANEAMKPSKLKRHLYSKHKEISSQPKEFFEKKSSELKTQPKQVFSVSHINISALRASYKVALPVAKSKTPYTIAETLVKDCIKEVCLEMLGESAAKKVAQVPLSNDTIARRIQELANDMEDQLIEQIKLAKYFSLQLDECRDIANLIILLVYVRFEHDDDIKEEFFFSASLPINTTSSELYEAVKNYVVDKCGLEFKFCVGVCSDAAASMTGKHSKVITQIKELAPECKTTHFFIHQDSLAMKKISAELHSVLTDIVKIVNYVKSNALNSRLFSLLCDNMEVDHKQLLLHAEIRWLSRGKILSTMFEIRNELLMFLQGKKPVWSQLFKDVNWIARLAYLSDIFSIFNDLNASMQGKNTTCFSMADKIEGQKQKLESWKNRVSTDCYDMFHNLTTFINEVGHDLDIAYLQEVISEHLRNLLEYLEFYFPSKEDPRIGNSWIQNPFLSSKDSLNLTITLHDKLLKLATDEGLKIKFENTASLASFWIKVKNEYPELAEIALKSLLLFPSTYLCETGFSTLSVIKTKHRNSLNIHYPLRVALSSIQPRLDKLTSKKQAHLSH; this is encoded by the exons GGTCATATTTGTGGCTTTCCATGATGTCTCAAAGCATGAGTGATGATAACATTAGTAGCTTACATACCAATGAAGCAGAAATTGAatcagaaaacatgagaaaaagattcttcagaaatttagcaatgttactagaaaacaaaagtaataatacTAAGATATTTTCTAAAGCAAAGTACTGTCAATTAATAAGGGAAGTAAAAGAGGCTAAAGCTAAAGCAAAAAAAGAATCAGTTGACTACCGTCGCTTGGCTAGATTTGATGTTATCCTTGTGCATGGAAAAGAGAAGCTGATTGAGGCTATAAATGGAGAAACAGATAAAATACGTTATTATTTACACAGTGAGGACTTATTCGACATTCTTCATGATACACATCTTAGCATTGGACATGCTGGACGTACCCGCATGGAGAAAGAATTACAAGCAAAATATAAGAACATCACAAAAGAAGTTATAATGCTATACCTCACACTCTGTAAACCATGCCAACAGAAAAACTCAAAACTCAAGAAAGTTCTAACATCAGAAATTAAGGAAGTTAACTCAAGATGCCAAGTAGATCTCATAGACATGCAATTGAATCCTGATGGGGAGTAtaaatttattatgtattatcaAGACCTTCATACAAAGTTAAGTTTTTTGCGATCACTAAAGTCTAAAAGGTCTGAGGAAGTTGCACATgctcttttagatatttttacaATTATTGGAGCACCCAATGTCTTACAATCCAACAATGGGAGGGAATTTTCAAGCCAGATTGTCAGTGAACTCAGTAATATTTGTCCAGAATTGAAAATTGTCCATGGGAAAGCTCAGGCCTACCAAAGCCAAAGTTCTATAGAACAAACTAATGAGATCCAAAAGAGAATCTTCTCCTGGATGCAAACAAACAACTCTCCACACTGGACTGAATTTTTGTGGTTCATTCAGATGACCCAAAACCGATCCTATCACAGAGGTGTACAGCAGACTCCATGTGAAGGTACATTCAGATCTGAAGCTAAACTGGACCTGTCCCATTCTCAGTTAACTGAAGAATTTGTTGCCAAATTGCAcagagaaaatgaattaaatcaaGCCAACAGAGAGTTAGAAAATACTTTAAGAGCCCAGTATGAAGAAAACATTGAGACTGGAATAGATAGTAGTGATATTGAAGAAAATCTTTCTATTACCCCTAATATGGCTGAAAAAAACCCTTCTGAAAGCAGACTAAGATTTTTATCCTGTGTAGTTTGTGAAAAAGAATGCACAGGTGCCAATAGTTGTATATCATGTCTAGGAAATGTCCATGCAATCTGTGGAGTGCCTTCTCAACATGAGACTGAGGTCTGTGGTCACCAAATAACTTGTAGTCTTTGCCATGAGACCAGTTCAGTGAAAAGGAAACATAATGAGATTCAAAGAGGTTTGGCTGTTCAACCTTCTAAAATGCTAAAGTCATCAGAGACACCATTTTCACCAGACACAGTAGGAGACTGG ATGGCAAAACAAACTTCACTGGATTTTTTTGTAAAGAAGAGACACACCTTTTCTGAATACAGAAgtagtaaaaaaagaaatagtaacaaTAGAAGTCATGCTGAAGATGTGAAAACCAAAAGAGTTCATACTAGTTTTACTCGGAAATATGATCCTTCATACATTGAGTTTGGTTTTGTAGCTGTAATTGATGGAGAAGTACTAAAACCACAGTGTATTATTTGTGGAGATGTACTGGCGAATGAAGCAATGAAACCATCAAAACTTAAGCGACATTTATATTcgaaacataaagaaataagttCTCAACCAaaagaattctttgaaaaaaagagTAGTGAATTGAAAACTCAACCAAAGCAGGTGTTTAGTGTTTCTCATATAAACATTAGTGCTTTACGGGCTTCATATAAAGTAGCGCTTCCAGTTGCTAAGTCTAAAACACCATACACAATTGCTGAGACACTAGTGAAAGACTGCATCAAAGAAGTTTGCTTGGAAATGTTGGGTGAATCTGCAGCAAAAAAGGTAGCTCAAGTACCACTTTCCAATGACACCATAGCTCGACGTATTCAGGAACTGGCTAATGATATGGAAGATCAACtcatagaacaaataaaattggcaaaatatttttcattacaaCTTGATGAATGTAGAGATATTGCCAACCTGATAATCCTATTAGTCTATGTGAGGTTTGAGCATGATGATGATATAAaggaagaattctttttttcagCCTCTCTGCCTATAAACACAACTAGCTCAGAACTGTATGAAGCTGTGAAGAATTATGTTGTTGACAAATGTGGCTTGGAATTTAAGTTTTGTGTAGGAGTATGCTCTGATGCTGCAGCTTCAATGACAGGAAAACATTCCAAAGTGATTACCCAGATCAAGGAACTTGCACCAGAATGTAAAACAACACATTTCTTCATTCATCAGGACAGTCTTGCTATGAAAAAAATATCAGCTGAACTTCATAGTGTGCTTACTGACATAGTAAAAATTGTGAATTATGTAAAATCTAATGCGTTGAATTCAAGATTATTCTCCTTATTATGTGATAATATGGAAGTTGATCATAAGCAACTGTTATTGCATGCTGAGATACGGTGGTTGTCAAGGGGAAAAATTTTGTCAACAATGTTTGAAATACGAAATGAACTATTAATGTTTCTGCAAGGCAAGAAACCTGTTTGGTCTCAGCTTTTTAAAGATGTGAATTGGATAGCCAGACTTGCTTATTTGTCTGAtatattcagtatttttaatgATCTTAATGCTTCTATGCAAGGAAAGAATACAACATGTTTTTCAATGGCAGATAAGATTGAAGGACAAAAACAAAAGTTAGAAAGTTGGAAAAACAGAGTATCTACAGATTGTTATGATATGTTCCATAATTTAACAACATTCATAAATGAAGTAGGTCATGATCTTGATATTGCATATTTGCAAGAAGTTATCAGTGAACATCTTAGAAATTTGTTAGAAtaccttgaattttattttccatcaaaAGAAGATCCACGCATAGGAAATTCATGGATCCAAAACCCATTTCTTTCCTCAAAAGATAGTTTAAATTTAACTATAACCCTCCATGATAAGTTGTTGAAACTGGCTACTGATGAAGGattgaaaataaagtttgaaaatacAGCATCACTTGCTTCATTTTggataaaagttaaaaatgaatatcCTGAGCTCGCTGAGATTGCTTTAAAATCTCTTCTTTTATTCCCTTCAACATACCTCTGTGAAACAGGATTCTCTACTTTAAgtgttattaaaacaaaacatagaaacagTTTAAATATACATTATCCCTTGAGAGTAGCATTGTCATCAATTCAACCTAGATTAGACAAATTAACAAGCAAGAAACAAGCTCACTTATCACATTAA